The following proteins are co-located in the Candidatus Bathyarchaeota archaeon genome:
- the thiI gene encoding tRNA 4-thiouridine(8) synthase ThiI, whose product MPVKFDTVIVRFGGEIGIKSEWTRKSYENLILKNIKKALTFHNIDFEEFSRHSGRIYIKTETPIEVSEKLVKVFGISSVSPAIETTSNLEDIEEKSLELAREKLGENAKFAVKCRRVGSHPYTSMDVCRRVGQIILDELSARKLKVDLENPDVEIQIEIREDKAYVYSEVLHGPGGFPLGSQPKLVCLLSGGIDSPVACWLVMKRGAPIIPIYFDNYPFTDETTLKRAVKVAEKLAEWAIGYSMKLYIVPHGPNLIEIREKCPERLTCLLCKRMMYRVAEEIARKEKAEGIVTGESIGEQASQTLWNLKVLDEAAKQYPVYRPLIGFDKVETERIAKKIGTYEISIQKAKGCEAVPRKPATRASLKNVIEAEKALDIESMVRSSIRNAKILDVSRKRVLE is encoded by the coding sequence TTGCCAGTTAAATTCGATACAGTTATTGTCCGTTTTGGAGGAGAAATAGGGATAAAAAGCGAATGGACAAGAAAATCCTATGAAAACTTAATCCTAAAGAACATAAAAAAGGCCTTAACCTTCCATAATATTGACTTTGAAGAATTTTCGCGGCATTCTGGAAGAATCTACATAAAAACGGAAACACCAATCGAAGTATCGGAAAAACTTGTTAAAGTTTTCGGAATATCCTCCGTCTCGCCAGCGATAGAAACGACCTCAAATCTAGAAGATATTGAAGAGAAAAGCCTAGAACTAGCTAGAGAAAAACTAGGTGAAAATGCAAAATTTGCTGTCAAGTGTCGAAGGGTAGGTTCTCATCCCTATACAAGCATGGATGTATGCCGAAGAGTTGGGCAAATCATACTTGACGAGTTGTCTGCTCGCAAATTGAAGGTTGACCTTGAAAATCCAGATGTTGAAATTCAAATTGAAATCAGAGAGGACAAAGCCTATGTATACTCAGAAGTTTTACATGGACCTGGAGGTTTTCCTCTAGGCTCACAACCAAAACTTGTCTGTCTTTTAAGTGGAGGAATAGACTCGCCAGTTGCTTGTTGGCTTGTAATGAAGCGAGGCGCCCCAATTATTCCCATATACTTTGATAATTATCCGTTCACTGATGAAACAACGCTTAAAAGAGCGGTAAAGGTTGCCGAGAAGCTTGCTGAATGGGCAATAGGCTATTCGATGAAACTTTACATTGTCCCTCATGGCCCTAACCTTATAGAAATTAGGGAGAAATGCCCCGAACGCCTAACCTGTCTACTATGTAAACGCATGATGTATAGGGTGGCCGAGGAAATAGCCCGTAAAGAGAAGGCTGAGGGCATAGTTACTGGAGAATCTATAGGGGAGCAGGCAAGCCAGACACTTTGGAACCTAAAAGTTTTAGACGAAGCTGCAAAGCAATATCCAGTTTATCGGCCATTAATAGGCTTTGATAAAGTTGAAACAGAGAGAATAGCTAAGAAAATAGGAACATATGAAATTTCGATTCAAAAAGCCAAGGGATGCGAAGCTGTCCCCAGAAAACCAGCCACAAGGGCGAGTTTAAAAAATGTTATTGAAGCTGAGAAAGCCTTAGACATAGAGTCCATGGTGAGAAGCTCCATTAGAAACGCTAAAATTTTAGATGTTTCAAGAAAGAGGGTTTTAGAATGA